From Musa acuminata AAA Group cultivar baxijiao chromosome BXJ3-8, Cavendish_Baxijiao_AAA, whole genome shotgun sequence, one genomic window encodes:
- the LOC103993271 gene encoding mediator of RNA polymerase II transcription subunit 16 isoform X3 gives MSKQGPANLVRDASCWNCEYEWRQDLAVVTKWLSGMNPFQYGSIPSNSSTLASTKTTFEEKFLLQQSQTSVRWPPFLCVCSVFSSGSVQLHWGQWPPAQNDAAPRWFQTSKGLLGAGPSGIMAADVIITDSGIMHVAGVPLVNPSTVVVWEVMPGPGNGFQATTKIAVGCAIPPSLNPPSWAGFAPFAAYLFSLQEHFISEEKQGRKLTEHEINDVASFHCSPVSNFSAYVSPEAAAQSAATTTWGSGVTAVAFDPTRGGSVITVVIVEGQYMSPYDPDEGPSITGWRVQCWESSLQPVVLHPIFGNPASSFGGQPPVQTVWLTKVNKSIAPTDDFRNPQAYLSKPVISDELNSSDCSVERTNRLSFDPYDLPNDVRQLARIVYSAHGGEVSVAFLRGGVHVFSGANFNPVSSFHINVGSTIAAPAFSSTSCCLASVWHDSFKGRTILKIIRVLPPAIPNSLSKVNSAIWERAIADRFWWSLMVGVDWWDAVGCTQSAAEDGIASLNSVIAVLDADFHSLPSTQHRQQHGPNLDRIKCRLLEGTNAQDVRALVLDMQARLLLDMLGKGIESALINPATLLAEPWQASSETLSGIDADKMVVEQALVPCIQAYVDAVLDLASHFITRLRRYASFCRTLASHAVGASSGASSARNMVASPTHSSVSPSTSQGSQSGVSSANGNSQMQAWVQGAIAKISNNADGGSSTSQNPISGPASFTPISINTGTFPGTPAVRLIGDCHFLHKLCQLLLFCLIFRRRQSPRFIGSIQKNPDSILQKVQPASNGKVEETSAVSRPTLGVAKTEEGQPVRTGQLTVGAKGLEEGPISKSVRFGSGNAGQGYTSEEVKVLFLILVDLCRRTAGLQHPLPASQVGANNIIIRLHYIDGNYTVLPEVVEASLGPHMQNMPRPRGADAAGLLLRELELHPPAEDWHRRNMFGGPWSDPEDLRPLDNKMKSKLGGSLSSPISKLVEDQDDLSGVQGLWPRKRRFSERDAAFGLKTSVGLGSYLGIMGSRRDVITAVWKTGLDGVWYKCIRCLRQTCAFAQPGDPNPSNEREAWWISRWSHGCPMCGGTWVRVV, from the exons ATGTCAAAGCAG GGCCCTGCCAATCTTGTACGAGATGCCAGTTGTTGGAATTGTGAATATGAGTGGAGACAAGATCTTGCTGTTGTAACCAAATGGTTGTCGGGGATGAATCCG TTTCAGTATGGATCAATTCCTTCAAACTCAAGTACCTTGGCTAGCACGAAGACGACCTTCGAGGAAAAGTTCCTTTTGCAGCAATCTCAAACTTCAG TGAGGTGGCCACCTTTTCTCTGTGTTTGCTCAGTTTTTTCGTCTGGATCTGTTCAACTTCACTGGGGGCAGTGGCCTCCTGCACAAAATGATGCAGCACCAagatggtttcaaacaagtaaaggGCTGCTAGGAGCTGGACCTAGTGGTATAATGGCTGCTGATGTTATTATCACAGATTCTGGAATTATGCATGTGGCTGGTGTCCCACTTGTAAATCCATCTACGGTTGTTGTTTGGGAGGTTATGCCGGGCCCTGGAAATGGTTTTCAAGCAACGACAAAGATTGCCGTGGGGTGTGCTATTCCGCCATCTCTAAACCCTCCTTCTTGGGCAGGGTTTGCACCTTTTGCTGCATACTTATTTAGTTTGCAGGAACACTTCATTTCTGAAGAAAAGCAAGGAAGAAAGCTGACAGAGCATGAGATCAATGACGTCGCATCATTTCACTGTTCACCTGTTTCAAACTTTTCTGCTTATGTGAGTCCTGAGGCTGCTGCTCAGTCTGCTGCAACTACAACGTGGGGTTCTGGAGTTACTGCAGTTGCTTTTGATCCCACCCGGGGAGGATCTGTCATTACTGTCGTCATTGTTGAAG GGCAGTACATGTCTCCTTATGATCCGGATGAAGGGCCTTCAATTACAGGATGGAGGGTTCAGTGTTGGGAATCTTCGCTTCAGCCTGTTGTACTTCATCCAATATTTGGAAACCCTGCTTCCAGTTTTGGCGGGCAACCTCCTGTGCAGACAGTGTGGTTAACTAAAGTTAATAAAAGCATTGCACCAACAGATGATTTTAGAAATCCTCAAGCTTATTTATCCAAGCCGGTGATATCtgatgaacttaactcatcagacTGTAGTGTTGAGAGGACAAACCGACTCAGTTTTGATCCCTATGATTTGCCAAATGATGTTAGGCAGCTAGCTCGAATAGTGTATTCTGCTCATGGTGGCGAAGTTTCTGTTGCCTTTCTTAGGGGAGGAGTGCACGTCTTTTCTGGTGCAAACTTCAATCCTGTTAGTAGTTTTCATATAAATGTTGGTTCAACCATTGCTGCCCCTGCCTTCTCATCTACGAGTTGCTGCTTAGCCTCTGTTTGGCATGACTCATTCAAGGGCCGGACAATACTGAAAATAATTCGTGTTCTTCCCCCTGCTATTCCTAACTCACTATCAAAAGTCAACTCAGCTATTTGGGAACGAGCTATTGCTGACAG GTTTTGGTGGAGCCTTATGGTCGGAGTTGATTGGTGGGATGCTGTTGGCTGTACACAAAGTGCTGCTGAGGATGGTATTG CATCGCTTAATAGTGTGATTGCTGTCTTGGATGCGGACTTCCATTCTCTTCCATCTACTCAACACAGGCAACAACATGGTCCT AATCTTGATAGGATAAAATGTCGGCTTTTGGAAGGTACAAATGCTCAAGATGTTAGAGCACTTGTTTTGGACATGCAAGCAAGATTGTTATTGGACATGTTGGGTAAGGGAATAGAATCTGCCCTTATAAATCCTGCGACTTTGTTAGCTGAGCCTTGGCAAGCTTCCAGTGAGACGTTATCTGGCATTGATGCTGACAAAATGGTTGTTGAGCAAGCTTTGGTTCCATGCATACAG GCGTACGTTGATGCTGTCCTTGATCTAGCCTCCCATTTCATCACCCGGTTGCGTCGTTATGCTAGTTTTTGCCGTACTTTGGCTAGTCATGCTGTTGGAGCATCTTCTGGTGCAAGCAGTGCACGCAATATGGTGGCAAGTCCTACCCACAGTTCTGTATCACCATCTACAAGTCAGG GTTCCCAGAGTGGTGTTTCTAGTGCAAATGGAAATTCTCAAATGCAAGCATGGGTTCAGGGTGCCATTGCTAAAATTAGTAATAATGCTGATGGAGGTTCCTCAACTTCACAAAATCCAATTAGTGGGCCAGCTTCCTTCACGCCCATTAGCATAAACACAGGGACTTTTCCTGGAACACCTGCTGTGAGGCTTATTGGAGATTGTCATTTTCTTCACAAGTTATGTCAGTTGTTGCTTTTTTGTCTAATATTCCGCCGTAGACAATCACCACGCTTTATTGGAAGCATTCAGAAGAATCCAGATTCTATCTTGCAGAAAGTGCAACCTGCTTCTAATGGAAAAGTAGAGGAGACCAGTGCAGTCTCCCGACCAACTCTAGGAGTTGCAAAAACAGAAGAAGGCCAGCCAGTTAGGACTGGACAATTGACTGTTGGAGCAAAAGGGCTTGAAGAAGGTCCCATCAGCAAGTCTGTAAGATTTGGTTCTGGCAATGCAGGGCAAGGGTATACATCGGAGGAG GTAAAGGTGCTCTTCCTGATTTTGGTAGATCTCTGTCGAAGAACAGCTGGTCTTCAGCACCCATTGCCTGCCTCTCAGGTTGGCGCCAACAATATAATCATACGTCTACACTACATTGATGGAAATTACACTGTGCTACCTGAAGTTGTGGAAGCATCACTTGGCCCACACATGCAG AATATGCCTCGTCCCAGAGGGGCTGATGCTGCTGGGCTTTTACTCCGAGAGTTAGAATTACACCCTCCAGCTGAGGACTGGCATAGACGAAATATGTTCGGTGGTCCCTGGTCAGATCCAGAAGATCTTCGTCCTTTGGATAACAAAATGAAGTCTAAGCTAGGAGGCTCTTTAAGCTCCCCTATATCAAAATTAGTAGAAGATCAGGATGACCTTTCTGGAGTCCAAGGCCTCTGGCCAAGGAAGCGCAGGTTCTCCGAGAGGGATGCAGCTTTTGGCTTGAAAACTTCTGTGGGCCTAGGATCTTATCTTGGCATTATGGGATCTCGAAGGGATGTTATCACAGCTGTATGGAAAACCGGTCTGGATGGAGTATGGTACAAG TGCATAAGATGTTTGCGACAAACTTGTGCATTTGCACAGCCTGGTGACCCTAATCCTTCTAACGAACGTGAAGCATGGTGGATCAGCCGCTGGTCTCATGGCTGTCCGATGTGTGGTGGTACGTGGGTTCGAGTCGTCTAG
- the LOC103993271 gene encoding mediator of RNA polymerase II transcription subunit 16 isoform X2 gives MTTSVPTPSPTPPPSIPREPPGETDQPAAEAKDGAGAGVGGAREGRVSEGDMDVEVEGGVEKKANEGDHAMDGGDAPPPAPATVFRIRLKQPPSSLRHKMSVPELCRNFSAVAWCGKLNAIACASETCARIPSSNTNPPFWIPIHIINPERPTECAVFNVKADSPRDTIQFIEWSPRSCPRALLVANFHGRITIWTQPSHGPANLVRDASCWNCEYEWRQDLAVVTKWLSGMNPFQYGSIPSNSSTLASTKTTFEEKFLLQQSQTSVRWPPFLCVCSVFSSGSVQLHWGQWPPAQNDAAPRWFQTSKGLLGAGPSGIMAADVIITDSGIMHVAGVPLVNPSTVVVWEVMPGPGNGFQATTKIAVGCAIPPSLNPPSWAGFAPFAAYLFSLQEHFISEEKQGRKLTEHEINDVASFHCSPVSNFSAYVSPEAAAQSAATTTWGSGVTAVAFDPTRGGSVITVVIVEGQYMSPYDPDEGPSITGWRVQCWESSLQPVVLHPIFGNPASSFGGQPPVQTVWLTKVNKSIAPTDDFRNPQAYLSKPVISDELNSSDCSVERTNRLSFDPYDLPNDVRQLARIVYSAHGGEVSVAFLRGGVHVFSGANFNPVSSFHINVGSTIAAPAFSSTSCCLASVWHDSFKGRTILKIIRVLPPAIPNSLSKVNSAIWERAIADRFWWSLMVGVDWWDAVGCTQSAAEDGIASLNSVIAVLDADFHSLPSTQHRQQHGPNLDRIKCRLLEGTNAQDVRALVLDMQARLLLDMLGKGIESALINPATLLAEPWQASSETLSGIDADKMVVEQALVPCIQAYVDAVLDLASHFITRLRRYASFCRTLASHAVGASSGASSARNMVASPTHSSVSPSTSQGSQSGVSSANGNSQMQAWVQGAIAKISNNADGGSSTSQNPISGPASFTPISINTGTFPGTPAVRLIGDCHFLHKLCQLLLFCLIFRRRQSPRFIGSIQKNPDSILQKVQPASNGKVEETSAVSRPTLGVAKTEEGQPVRTGQLTVGAKGLEEGPISKSVRFGSGNAGQGYTSEEVKVLFLILVDLCRRTAGLQHPLPASQVGANNIIIRLHYIDGNYTVLPEVVEASLGPHMQNMPRPRGADAAGLLLRELELHPPAEDWHRRNMFGGPWSDPEDLRPLDNKMKSKLGGSLSSPISKLVEDQDDLSGVQGLWPRKRRFSERDAAFGLKTSVGLGSYLGIMGSRRDVITAVWKTGLDGVWYKCIRCLRQTCAFAQPGDPNPSNEREAWWISRWSHGCPMCGGTWVRVV, from the exons ATGACTACCTCCGTACCAACCCCTTCCCCTACGCCTCCTCCTTCGATCCCCAGAGAACCCCCAGGGGAGACGGATCAGCCCGCGGCGGAGGCAAAGGATGGCGCCGGCGCTGGCGTCGGAGGCGCCAGAGAGGGTAGGGTTTCGGAGGGCGATATGGATGTCGAGGTGGAAGGCGGAGTAGAGAAGAAGGCCAACGAAGGAGATCACGCGATGGACGGCGGAGACGCGCCACCGCCGGCGCCTGCGACCGTGTTCCGGATTCGTCTTAAGCAGCCTCCGTCCAGCCTTCGGCATAAGATGAGCGTTCCGGAGCTCTGCCGCAACTTCAG CGCAGTTGCCTGGTGCGGGAAGCTGAATGCTATTGCTTGTGCATCCGAGACATGCGCTAGAATACCAAG TTCTAATACAAATCCTCCATTTTGGATTCCAATACACATAATCAACCCTGAGCGACCAACAGAATGTGCTGTTTTTAATGTCAAAGCAG ATTCTCCACGCGATACGATTCAGTTTATTGAATGGTCTCCTAGGTCCTGTCCTCGTGCGTTACTGGTGGCAAATTTTCATGGGAGGATAACAATTTGGACTCAGCCTTCTCAT GGCCCTGCCAATCTTGTACGAGATGCCAGTTGTTGGAATTGTGAATATGAGTGGAGACAAGATCTTGCTGTTGTAACCAAATGGTTGTCGGGGATGAATCCG TTTCAGTATGGATCAATTCCTTCAAACTCAAGTACCTTGGCTAGCACGAAGACGACCTTCGAGGAAAAGTTCCTTTTGCAGCAATCTCAAACTTCAG TGAGGTGGCCACCTTTTCTCTGTGTTTGCTCAGTTTTTTCGTCTGGATCTGTTCAACTTCACTGGGGGCAGTGGCCTCCTGCACAAAATGATGCAGCACCAagatggtttcaaacaagtaaaggGCTGCTAGGAGCTGGACCTAGTGGTATAATGGCTGCTGATGTTATTATCACAGATTCTGGAATTATGCATGTGGCTGGTGTCCCACTTGTAAATCCATCTACGGTTGTTGTTTGGGAGGTTATGCCGGGCCCTGGAAATGGTTTTCAAGCAACGACAAAGATTGCCGTGGGGTGTGCTATTCCGCCATCTCTAAACCCTCCTTCTTGGGCAGGGTTTGCACCTTTTGCTGCATACTTATTTAGTTTGCAGGAACACTTCATTTCTGAAGAAAAGCAAGGAAGAAAGCTGACAGAGCATGAGATCAATGACGTCGCATCATTTCACTGTTCACCTGTTTCAAACTTTTCTGCTTATGTGAGTCCTGAGGCTGCTGCTCAGTCTGCTGCAACTACAACGTGGGGTTCTGGAGTTACTGCAGTTGCTTTTGATCCCACCCGGGGAGGATCTGTCATTACTGTCGTCATTGTTGAAG GGCAGTACATGTCTCCTTATGATCCGGATGAAGGGCCTTCAATTACAGGATGGAGGGTTCAGTGTTGGGAATCTTCGCTTCAGCCTGTTGTACTTCATCCAATATTTGGAAACCCTGCTTCCAGTTTTGGCGGGCAACCTCCTGTGCAGACAGTGTGGTTAACTAAAGTTAATAAAAGCATTGCACCAACAGATGATTTTAGAAATCCTCAAGCTTATTTATCCAAGCCGGTGATATCtgatgaacttaactcatcagacTGTAGTGTTGAGAGGACAAACCGACTCAGTTTTGATCCCTATGATTTGCCAAATGATGTTAGGCAGCTAGCTCGAATAGTGTATTCTGCTCATGGTGGCGAAGTTTCTGTTGCCTTTCTTAGGGGAGGAGTGCACGTCTTTTCTGGTGCAAACTTCAATCCTGTTAGTAGTTTTCATATAAATGTTGGTTCAACCATTGCTGCCCCTGCCTTCTCATCTACGAGTTGCTGCTTAGCCTCTGTTTGGCATGACTCATTCAAGGGCCGGACAATACTGAAAATAATTCGTGTTCTTCCCCCTGCTATTCCTAACTCACTATCAAAAGTCAACTCAGCTATTTGGGAACGAGCTATTGCTGACAG GTTTTGGTGGAGCCTTATGGTCGGAGTTGATTGGTGGGATGCTGTTGGCTGTACACAAAGTGCTGCTGAGGATGGTATTG CATCGCTTAATAGTGTGATTGCTGTCTTGGATGCGGACTTCCATTCTCTTCCATCTACTCAACACAGGCAACAACATGGTCCT AATCTTGATAGGATAAAATGTCGGCTTTTGGAAGGTACAAATGCTCAAGATGTTAGAGCACTTGTTTTGGACATGCAAGCAAGATTGTTATTGGACATGTTGGGTAAGGGAATAGAATCTGCCCTTATAAATCCTGCGACTTTGTTAGCTGAGCCTTGGCAAGCTTCCAGTGAGACGTTATCTGGCATTGATGCTGACAAAATGGTTGTTGAGCAAGCTTTGGTTCCATGCATACAG GCGTACGTTGATGCTGTCCTTGATCTAGCCTCCCATTTCATCACCCGGTTGCGTCGTTATGCTAGTTTTTGCCGTACTTTGGCTAGTCATGCTGTTGGAGCATCTTCTGGTGCAAGCAGTGCACGCAATATGGTGGCAAGTCCTACCCACAGTTCTGTATCACCATCTACAAGTCAGG GTTCCCAGAGTGGTGTTTCTAGTGCAAATGGAAATTCTCAAATGCAAGCATGGGTTCAGGGTGCCATTGCTAAAATTAGTAATAATGCTGATGGAGGTTCCTCAACTTCACAAAATCCAATTAGTGGGCCAGCTTCCTTCACGCCCATTAGCATAAACACAGGGACTTTTCCTGGAACACCTGCTGTGAGGCTTATTGGAGATTGTCATTTTCTTCACAAGTTATGTCAGTTGTTGCTTTTTTGTCTAATATTCCGCCGTAGACAATCACCACGCTTTATTGGAAGCATTCAGAAGAATCCAGATTCTATCTTGCAGAAAGTGCAACCTGCTTCTAATGGAAAAGTAGAGGAGACCAGTGCAGTCTCCCGACCAACTCTAGGAGTTGCAAAAACAGAAGAAGGCCAGCCAGTTAGGACTGGACAATTGACTGTTGGAGCAAAAGGGCTTGAAGAAGGTCCCATCAGCAAGTCTGTAAGATTTGGTTCTGGCAATGCAGGGCAAGGGTATACATCGGAGGAG GTAAAGGTGCTCTTCCTGATTTTGGTAGATCTCTGTCGAAGAACAGCTGGTCTTCAGCACCCATTGCCTGCCTCTCAGGTTGGCGCCAACAATATAATCATACGTCTACACTACATTGATGGAAATTACACTGTGCTACCTGAAGTTGTGGAAGCATCACTTGGCCCACACATGCAG AATATGCCTCGTCCCAGAGGGGCTGATGCTGCTGGGCTTTTACTCCGAGAGTTAGAATTACACCCTCCAGCTGAGGACTGGCATAGACGAAATATGTTCGGTGGTCCCTGGTCAGATCCAGAAGATCTTCGTCCTTTGGATAACAAAATGAAGTCTAAGCTAGGAGGCTCTTTAAGCTCCCCTATATCAAAATTAGTAGAAGATCAGGATGACCTTTCTGGAGTCCAAGGCCTCTGGCCAAGGAAGCGCAGGTTCTCCGAGAGGGATGCAGCTTTTGGCTTGAAAACTTCTGTGGGCCTAGGATCTTATCTTGGCATTATGGGATCTCGAAGGGATGTTATCACAGCTGTATGGAAAACCGGTCTGGATGGAGTATGGTACAAG TGCATAAGATGTTTGCGACAAACTTGTGCATTTGCACAGCCTGGTGACCCTAATCCTTCTAACGAACGTGAAGCATGGTGGATCAGCCGCTGGTCTCATGGCTGTCCGATGTGTGGTGGTACGTGGGTTCGAGTCGTCTAG
- the LOC103993271 gene encoding mediator of RNA polymerase II transcription subunit 16 isoform X1: MTTSVPTPSPTPPPSIPREPPGETDQPAAEAKDGAGAGVGGAREGRVSEGDMDVEVEGGVEKKANEGDHAMDGGDAPPPAPATVFRIRLKQPPSSLRHKMSVPELCRNFSAVAWCGKLNAIACASETCARIPSSNTNPPFWIPIHIINPERPTECAVFNVKADSPRDTIQFIEWSPRSCPRALLVANFHGRITIWTQPSHGPANLVRDASCWNCEYEWRQDLAVVTKWLSGMNPYGSIPSNSSTLASTKTTFEEKFLLQQSQTSVRWPPFLCVCSVFSSGSVQLHWGQWPPAQNDAAPRWFQTSKGLLGAGPSGIMAADVIITDSGIMHVAGVPLVNPSTVVVWEVMPGPGNGFQATTKIAVGCAIPPSLNPPSWAGFAPFAAYLFSLQEHFISEEKQGRKLTEHEINDVASFHCSPVSNFSAYVSPEAAAQSAATTTWGSGVTAVAFDPTRGGSVITVVIVEGQYMSPYDPDEGPSITGWRVQCWESSLQPVVLHPIFGNPASSFGGQPPVQTVWLTKVNKSIAPTDDFRNPQAYLSKPVISDELNSSDCSVERTNRLSFDPYDLPNDVRQLARIVYSAHGGEVSVAFLRGGVHVFSGANFNPVSSFHINVGSTIAAPAFSSTSCCLASVWHDSFKGRTILKIIRVLPPAIPNSLSKVNSAIWERAIADRFWWSLMVGVDWWDAVGCTQSAAEDGIASLNSVIAVLDADFHSLPSTQHRQQHGPNLDRIKCRLLEGTNAQDVRALVLDMQARLLLDMLGKGIESALINPATLLAEPWQASSETLSGIDADKMVVEQALVPCIQAYVDAVLDLASHFITRLRRYASFCRTLASHAVGASSGASSARNMVASPTHSSVSPSTSQGSQSGVSSANGNSQMQAWVQGAIAKISNNADGGSSTSQNPISGPASFTPISINTGTFPGTPAVRLIGDCHFLHKLCQLLLFCLIFRRRQSPRFIGSIQKNPDSILQKVQPASNGKVEETSAVSRPTLGVAKTEEGQPVRTGQLTVGAKGLEEGPISKSVRFGSGNAGQGYTSEEVKVLFLILVDLCRRTAGLQHPLPASQVGANNIIIRLHYIDGNYTVLPEVVEASLGPHMQNMPRPRGADAAGLLLRELELHPPAEDWHRRNMFGGPWSDPEDLRPLDNKMKSKLGGSLSSPISKLVEDQDDLSGVQGLWPRKRRFSERDAAFGLKTSVGLGSYLGIMGSRRDVITAVWKTGLDGVWYKCIRCLRQTCAFAQPGDPNPSNEREAWWISRWSHGCPMCGGTWVRVV; this comes from the exons ATGACTACCTCCGTACCAACCCCTTCCCCTACGCCTCCTCCTTCGATCCCCAGAGAACCCCCAGGGGAGACGGATCAGCCCGCGGCGGAGGCAAAGGATGGCGCCGGCGCTGGCGTCGGAGGCGCCAGAGAGGGTAGGGTTTCGGAGGGCGATATGGATGTCGAGGTGGAAGGCGGAGTAGAGAAGAAGGCCAACGAAGGAGATCACGCGATGGACGGCGGAGACGCGCCACCGCCGGCGCCTGCGACCGTGTTCCGGATTCGTCTTAAGCAGCCTCCGTCCAGCCTTCGGCATAAGATGAGCGTTCCGGAGCTCTGCCGCAACTTCAG CGCAGTTGCCTGGTGCGGGAAGCTGAATGCTATTGCTTGTGCATCCGAGACATGCGCTAGAATACCAAG TTCTAATACAAATCCTCCATTTTGGATTCCAATACACATAATCAACCCTGAGCGACCAACAGAATGTGCTGTTTTTAATGTCAAAGCAG ATTCTCCACGCGATACGATTCAGTTTATTGAATGGTCTCCTAGGTCCTGTCCTCGTGCGTTACTGGTGGCAAATTTTCATGGGAGGATAACAATTTGGACTCAGCCTTCTCAT GGCCCTGCCAATCTTGTACGAGATGCCAGTTGTTGGAATTGTGAATATGAGTGGAGACAAGATCTTGCTGTTGTAACCAAATGGTTGTCGGGGATGAATCCG TATGGATCAATTCCTTCAAACTCAAGTACCTTGGCTAGCACGAAGACGACCTTCGAGGAAAAGTTCCTTTTGCAGCAATCTCAAACTTCAG TGAGGTGGCCACCTTTTCTCTGTGTTTGCTCAGTTTTTTCGTCTGGATCTGTTCAACTTCACTGGGGGCAGTGGCCTCCTGCACAAAATGATGCAGCACCAagatggtttcaaacaagtaaaggGCTGCTAGGAGCTGGACCTAGTGGTATAATGGCTGCTGATGTTATTATCACAGATTCTGGAATTATGCATGTGGCTGGTGTCCCACTTGTAAATCCATCTACGGTTGTTGTTTGGGAGGTTATGCCGGGCCCTGGAAATGGTTTTCAAGCAACGACAAAGATTGCCGTGGGGTGTGCTATTCCGCCATCTCTAAACCCTCCTTCTTGGGCAGGGTTTGCACCTTTTGCTGCATACTTATTTAGTTTGCAGGAACACTTCATTTCTGAAGAAAAGCAAGGAAGAAAGCTGACAGAGCATGAGATCAATGACGTCGCATCATTTCACTGTTCACCTGTTTCAAACTTTTCTGCTTATGTGAGTCCTGAGGCTGCTGCTCAGTCTGCTGCAACTACAACGTGGGGTTCTGGAGTTACTGCAGTTGCTTTTGATCCCACCCGGGGAGGATCTGTCATTACTGTCGTCATTGTTGAAG GGCAGTACATGTCTCCTTATGATCCGGATGAAGGGCCTTCAATTACAGGATGGAGGGTTCAGTGTTGGGAATCTTCGCTTCAGCCTGTTGTACTTCATCCAATATTTGGAAACCCTGCTTCCAGTTTTGGCGGGCAACCTCCTGTGCAGACAGTGTGGTTAACTAAAGTTAATAAAAGCATTGCACCAACAGATGATTTTAGAAATCCTCAAGCTTATTTATCCAAGCCGGTGATATCtgatgaacttaactcatcagacTGTAGTGTTGAGAGGACAAACCGACTCAGTTTTGATCCCTATGATTTGCCAAATGATGTTAGGCAGCTAGCTCGAATAGTGTATTCTGCTCATGGTGGCGAAGTTTCTGTTGCCTTTCTTAGGGGAGGAGTGCACGTCTTTTCTGGTGCAAACTTCAATCCTGTTAGTAGTTTTCATATAAATGTTGGTTCAACCATTGCTGCCCCTGCCTTCTCATCTACGAGTTGCTGCTTAGCCTCTGTTTGGCATGACTCATTCAAGGGCCGGACAATACTGAAAATAATTCGTGTTCTTCCCCCTGCTATTCCTAACTCACTATCAAAAGTCAACTCAGCTATTTGGGAACGAGCTATTGCTGACAG GTTTTGGTGGAGCCTTATGGTCGGAGTTGATTGGTGGGATGCTGTTGGCTGTACACAAAGTGCTGCTGAGGATGGTATTG CATCGCTTAATAGTGTGATTGCTGTCTTGGATGCGGACTTCCATTCTCTTCCATCTACTCAACACAGGCAACAACATGGTCCT AATCTTGATAGGATAAAATGTCGGCTTTTGGAAGGTACAAATGCTCAAGATGTTAGAGCACTTGTTTTGGACATGCAAGCAAGATTGTTATTGGACATGTTGGGTAAGGGAATAGAATCTGCCCTTATAAATCCTGCGACTTTGTTAGCTGAGCCTTGGCAAGCTTCCAGTGAGACGTTATCTGGCATTGATGCTGACAAAATGGTTGTTGAGCAAGCTTTGGTTCCATGCATACAG GCGTACGTTGATGCTGTCCTTGATCTAGCCTCCCATTTCATCACCCGGTTGCGTCGTTATGCTAGTTTTTGCCGTACTTTGGCTAGTCATGCTGTTGGAGCATCTTCTGGTGCAAGCAGTGCACGCAATATGGTGGCAAGTCCTACCCACAGTTCTGTATCACCATCTACAAGTCAGG GTTCCCAGAGTGGTGTTTCTAGTGCAAATGGAAATTCTCAAATGCAAGCATGGGTTCAGGGTGCCATTGCTAAAATTAGTAATAATGCTGATGGAGGTTCCTCAACTTCACAAAATCCAATTAGTGGGCCAGCTTCCTTCACGCCCATTAGCATAAACACAGGGACTTTTCCTGGAACACCTGCTGTGAGGCTTATTGGAGATTGTCATTTTCTTCACAAGTTATGTCAGTTGTTGCTTTTTTGTCTAATATTCCGCCGTAGACAATCACCACGCTTTATTGGAAGCATTCAGAAGAATCCAGATTCTATCTTGCAGAAAGTGCAACCTGCTTCTAATGGAAAAGTAGAGGAGACCAGTGCAGTCTCCCGACCAACTCTAGGAGTTGCAAAAACAGAAGAAGGCCAGCCAGTTAGGACTGGACAATTGACTGTTGGAGCAAAAGGGCTTGAAGAAGGTCCCATCAGCAAGTCTGTAAGATTTGGTTCTGGCAATGCAGGGCAAGGGTATACATCGGAGGAG GTAAAGGTGCTCTTCCTGATTTTGGTAGATCTCTGTCGAAGAACAGCTGGTCTTCAGCACCCATTGCCTGCCTCTCAGGTTGGCGCCAACAATATAATCATACGTCTACACTACATTGATGGAAATTACACTGTGCTACCTGAAGTTGTGGAAGCATCACTTGGCCCACACATGCAG AATATGCCTCGTCCCAGAGGGGCTGATGCTGCTGGGCTTTTACTCCGAGAGTTAGAATTACACCCTCCAGCTGAGGACTGGCATAGACGAAATATGTTCGGTGGTCCCTGGTCAGATCCAGAAGATCTTCGTCCTTTGGATAACAAAATGAAGTCTAAGCTAGGAGGCTCTTTAAGCTCCCCTATATCAAAATTAGTAGAAGATCAGGATGACCTTTCTGGAGTCCAAGGCCTCTGGCCAAGGAAGCGCAGGTTCTCCGAGAGGGATGCAGCTTTTGGCTTGAAAACTTCTGTGGGCCTAGGATCTTATCTTGGCATTATGGGATCTCGAAGGGATGTTATCACAGCTGTATGGAAAACCGGTCTGGATGGAGTATGGTACAAG TGCATAAGATGTTTGCGACAAACTTGTGCATTTGCACAGCCTGGTGACCCTAATCCTTCTAACGAACGTGAAGCATGGTGGATCAGCCGCTGGTCTCATGGCTGTCCGATGTGTGGTGGTACGTGGGTTCGAGTCGTCTAG